A window of Streptomyces marispadix contains these coding sequences:
- a CDS encoding alanine and proline-rich secreted protein Apa — MIRFDADQQRWVDQDADVLLAQRHTESARQQRHVAKGALAVLAVCGLAFGAWALGWKDEPVPPDDRAQPSVVSPDPSDSSRPGRSAPGGSEGASGTTDPGASGPPEGYEIAEDPEGFSLAVPEGWERRTEERDGPQAVFYENSDASKQLQVFWVEDADPYESLELAEKNAEKNDSYERDSLDRLDGGDGAAARLEYTYDSDEHGGPRRVIDHRFEAADGELYAVIAYGPDKDGASEEQKERLDTALTFFCPTGVDCQAQSGGGDGDDGLGGP; from the coding sequence GTGATCCGATTCGATGCGGACCAGCAGAGATGGGTCGACCAGGACGCGGATGTGCTGCTGGCACAGCGGCACACGGAGTCGGCACGTCAGCAACGGCACGTGGCGAAGGGCGCGTTGGCGGTGCTGGCCGTGTGCGGACTCGCCTTCGGGGCGTGGGCGCTCGGCTGGAAGGACGAACCGGTCCCGCCGGACGACCGTGCGCAGCCGTCGGTGGTCAGCCCCGATCCGAGTGATTCGTCCCGGCCGGGCAGGAGCGCGCCGGGAGGTTCGGAGGGGGCGTCCGGGACCACCGATCCGGGCGCTTCGGGCCCGCCGGAGGGGTACGAGATCGCCGAGGACCCCGAGGGGTTCAGCCTGGCGGTCCCCGAGGGCTGGGAGCGGCGCACCGAGGAGCGTGACGGCCCGCAGGCCGTCTTCTATGAGAACTCCGACGCCAGCAAGCAGCTTCAGGTCTTCTGGGTGGAGGACGCCGACCCTTATGAGTCGCTGGAGCTGGCGGAGAAGAACGCCGAGAAGAACGACAGCTACGAACGTGACTCCCTCGACCGGCTCGACGGCGGCGACGGAGCCGCGGCCAGGCTCGAATACACCTATGACTCCGACGAGCACGGCGGTCCGCGACGCGTCATAGACCACCGTTTCGAGGCGGCGGACGGCGAGCTGTACGCAGTCATCGCCTACGGACCCGACAAGGACGGTGCCTCGGAGGAGCAGAAGGAGCGGCTGGACACGGCGCTGACCTTCTTCTGCCCGACGGGGGTGGACTGCCAGGCGCAGAGCGGCGGCGGTGACGGCGACGACGGACTGGGCGGCCCGTGA
- a CDS encoding aldehyde dehydrogenase family protein — translation MTARKAVEKVSETESIHIDGDWRAAQAGGKREILDPADATTLAVVADGGAPDADAAVAAARRAFDEGEWPRTPVAERAALLRRVADLLQRDREEIGLTESRDAGKTLEEGRIDVDDVTAAFRYFADLVAGESGGRVVDAGDPDVHSVVVHEPVGVCAMITPWNYPLLQASWKVAPALAAGNTFVIKPSEITPMTTIHLVKLLAEAGLPAGVANLVTGPGDPVGARLAEHPDVDLISFTGGLVSGTKVAQAAAPGVKKVALELGGKNPNVVFADACATEEGFDTAVDQALNAAFIHSGQVCSAGARLIIEESVRERFVSELAARAQRIRLGRGTEEGVECGPLVSAQQLAKTEAYVASALDEGAVLRSGGERPEPSDVRPADGYFYSPTVLDNCHRRMKVIREETFGPILTVETFRTEDEAVSLANDTEYGLAGGVFSADTARARRVASRLRHGTVWINDFHPYLPQAEWGGFGKSGVGRELGPHGLAEYRETKHVYENLRPAPVRWFSG, via the coding sequence ATGACAGCTCGGAAGGCAGTAGAGAAGGTGTCCGAAACCGAAAGCATTCATATTGACGGCGACTGGCGCGCTGCGCAGGCCGGCGGGAAGAGGGAGATCCTCGACCCCGCCGACGCCACCACGCTCGCGGTCGTCGCAGACGGCGGCGCCCCGGACGCCGACGCCGCCGTCGCCGCCGCCCGCCGCGCCTTCGACGAGGGCGAGTGGCCCCGTACACCCGTCGCCGAGCGGGCCGCCCTGCTGCGCAGGGTCGCCGACCTGCTCCAGCGCGACCGTGAGGAGATCGGCCTCACCGAGTCCCGGGACGCGGGCAAGACCCTGGAGGAGGGGCGCATCGACGTCGACGACGTCACGGCGGCCTTCCGCTACTTCGCGGACCTCGTCGCCGGCGAGTCCGGCGGCCGCGTCGTCGACGCAGGCGACCCGGATGTGCACAGCGTCGTCGTGCACGAGCCCGTCGGCGTCTGCGCCATGATCACGCCGTGGAACTACCCGCTGCTCCAGGCCAGTTGGAAGGTCGCCCCCGCGCTGGCCGCAGGCAACACCTTTGTGATCAAGCCCAGTGAGATCACCCCCATGACCACGATCCACCTGGTGAAGCTCCTCGCGGAGGCCGGTCTCCCCGCGGGCGTCGCGAACCTGGTGACCGGGCCCGGCGACCCCGTCGGGGCCCGCCTGGCCGAGCATCCCGACGTGGACCTGATCTCCTTCACCGGCGGCCTCGTCTCCGGCACGAAGGTGGCCCAGGCCGCGGCGCCCGGCGTGAAGAAGGTCGCCCTGGAACTCGGCGGCAAGAACCCCAATGTGGTCTTCGCCGACGCCTGCGCCACCGAAGAGGGCTTCGACACCGCCGTCGACCAGGCGCTCAACGCCGCCTTCATCCACAGCGGCCAGGTCTGCTCCGCCGGTGCGCGCCTCATCATCGAGGAATCCGTCCGTGAGCGCTTCGTCAGCGAACTCGCCGCCCGCGCACAGCGCATCCGGCTCGGCCGCGGCACCGAGGAGGGCGTCGAGTGCGGGCCGCTCGTCTCGGCCCAGCAGCTCGCGAAGACGGAGGCGTACGTGGCGTCCGCCCTGGACGAGGGCGCGGTGCTGCGCAGCGGCGGCGAGCGCCCCGAGCCGTCCGACGTGCGCCCGGCCGACGGCTACTTCTACTCGCCGACGGTCCTGGACAACTGTCACCGGCGTATGAAGGTGATCCGGGAGGAGACCTTCGGGCCTATCCTCACCGTCGAGACCTTCCGCACGGAGGACGAAGCGGTGTCGCTCGCGAACGACACCGAGTACGGCCTCGCCGGCGGCGTATTCTCCGCCGACACCGCCCGGGCCCGCCGAGTCGCGTCCCGCCTGCGGCACGGCACCGTGTGGATCAACGACTTCCACCCCTATCTGCCGCAGGCGGAGTGGGGCGGCTTCGGCAAGTCCGGCGTGGGCCGCGAGCTGGGTCCGCACGGCCTCGCCGAATACCGGGAGACCAAGCACGTGTACGAGAACCTGCGTCCCGCACCGGTCCGTTGGTTCTCGGGCTGA
- a CDS encoding quaternary amine ABC transporter ATP-binding protein, which translates to MSETHESAPVTPVFSVRNLWKVFGPKAHRVPGDKELAGLSAAELTKRTGCTAAVRDVSFDVRKGEVFVVMGLSGSGKSTLVRCLTRLIEPTAGVLEMDGEDVRGMDRHRLRELRRHRTAMVFQNFGLLPHRTVTDNVAYGLEIQGVSKQERRAKGNEMVEKVGLAGLGDRRPVQLSGGQQQRVGLARALAVDPEVLLFDEPFSALDPLIRRDMQEEVIRLHREEGRTMIFITHDLSEALRLGDRIALMRDGEIVQLGTPEEIVANPADDYVRDFVRDVPREQVISVRRAMRPADKAEADRGAELSPDTLVSDAIEAVARSGENLRVVDDGRTIGVVDHACLLNVVAGLDGDDNGNGEGDAGKDKEVAAV; encoded by the coding sequence ATGTCCGAGACCCACGAGTCCGCCCCGGTCACCCCGGTGTTCTCCGTACGCAATCTGTGGAAGGTGTTCGGTCCCAAAGCACATCGGGTGCCCGGCGACAAGGAACTCGCCGGGCTCTCCGCCGCCGAACTGACCAAGCGCACCGGCTGCACCGCCGCCGTACGCGACGTCTCGTTCGACGTACGCAAGGGCGAGGTCTTCGTCGTCATGGGCCTCTCCGGCTCCGGCAAGTCCACGCTCGTGCGCTGCCTCACCCGCCTCATCGAACCGACCGCCGGCGTGCTGGAGATGGACGGCGAGGACGTCCGCGGCATGGACAGGCACCGCCTGCGTGAGCTGCGCCGCCACCGCACCGCCATGGTCTTCCAGAACTTCGGCCTGCTGCCGCACCGCACGGTGACCGACAACGTCGCCTACGGCCTGGAGATACAGGGCGTCTCCAAGCAGGAACGCCGCGCCAAGGGCAACGAGATGGTCGAGAAGGTCGGCCTGGCGGGCCTGGGCGACCGCCGCCCCGTGCAGCTCTCCGGCGGCCAGCAGCAGCGCGTCGGCCTGGCCCGCGCGCTCGCCGTGGACCCCGAAGTCCTGCTGTTCGACGAGCCGTTCAGCGCCCTCGACCCGCTGATCCGCCGCGACATGCAGGAGGAGGTCATCAGGCTGCACCGCGAGGAGGGCCGCACGATGATCTTCATCACCCACGACCTGTCCGAGGCACTGCGGCTCGGCGACCGCATCGCGCTGATGAGGGACGGCGAGATCGTGCAGCTCGGCACGCCCGAGGAGATCGTCGCCAACCCCGCCGACGACTACGTACGGGACTTCGTCCGCGACGTCCCCCGCGAACAGGTCATATCCGTGCGCCGCGCCATGCGCCCCGCCGACAAGGCCGAGGCCGACCGCGGCGCCGAACTCTCACCGGACACGCTGGTCTCCGACGCGATCGAGGCCGTCGCCCGCAGCGGCGAGAACCTCCGCGTCGTCGACGACGGCCGGACCATAGGCGTCGTCGACCACGCCTGCCTGCTCAACGTCGTCGCGGGCCTCGACGGCGACGACAACGGCAACGGCGAAGGCGACGCGGGCAAGGACAAGGAGGTGGCCGCCGTATGA
- a CDS encoding ABC transporter permease, with the protein MSTPTIPEQGEKVTDAPAPKADERPEQPSAPGGLAVLARDPKVLAVLFALLVVVVSAAVTGSGVWPGGWTVDIKTPLNDLDNWLVDNREKSPIFLYFLLHISNSAESSVDAIVSLFDAMGWVGVTVVGTLVGWAAGGSDLSRRALRTGATTLGVFVACGVLEMWEATMETLALMTVAVFASAVLGLLLGLGAGLSDRFEKMLRPVFDTMQVMPAFAYLLPLLLMFGVGVPSALIATVIYAAPPMARLTSLGLRSADPAALEASASLGASSWQRLWTARLPLARKQMMLGLNQAIMMCLSMVVLASLIGSEGLGDEIYQALGSLDVGTALTAGVAVVLIAVLLDRTTAAAGERLDATVNVGATKLMTRVRLAVWGLVLVLIGVFSAIGSSLGEREWPEAWTVDLTRPLQDAVDWLTDTIGSGVPVVGGTEVWAHGFTDYMLNPLRSGLLTTPWWALALLVAVVGWVVSTWRAALTGVICLGLIGVMGLWEKSMDTFSQVLGGLVVTVAIGILFGILAARIERVERMMRPVLDTMQTMPQFVYLIPVIALVGLSRSAGIIAAVIYACPAVIRITAQGLRYVDPAAMEASRSLGATGRQQLLGVQLPLARKSLLVGVNQGVVLVLSMVVIAGLIGGGALGYDVVQGLSKGDLSQGLPAGVAIVCLGIMLDRISQPAGARPRE; encoded by the coding sequence ATGAGCACCCCCACCATTCCGGAGCAGGGCGAGAAGGTCACCGACGCCCCCGCCCCGAAGGCCGACGAGCGGCCCGAGCAGCCGAGCGCGCCCGGCGGCCTCGCCGTGCTCGCCCGCGACCCCAAGGTGCTGGCGGTGCTGTTCGCACTGCTGGTCGTGGTCGTCAGCGCCGCCGTGACCGGGTCCGGCGTATGGCCCGGCGGCTGGACCGTCGACATCAAGACACCGCTGAACGACCTGGACAACTGGCTCGTCGACAACCGCGAGAAGAGCCCGATCTTCCTCTACTTCCTGCTGCACATCAGCAACTCCGCCGAGTCCTCGGTGGACGCCATCGTCAGCCTCTTCGACGCGATGGGCTGGGTCGGCGTCACCGTCGTCGGCACGCTGGTGGGCTGGGCGGCCGGAGGCTCCGACCTCTCCCGCCGTGCCCTGCGCACGGGCGCCACGACGCTCGGCGTCTTCGTCGCTTGCGGTGTGCTGGAGATGTGGGAAGCCACGATGGAGACGCTGGCCCTGATGACGGTGGCGGTCTTCGCCTCCGCCGTGCTGGGCCTGCTGCTGGGCCTGGGAGCCGGACTCTCCGACCGCTTCGAGAAGATGCTCCGCCCCGTCTTCGACACCATGCAGGTCATGCCGGCCTTCGCCTATCTGCTGCCGCTGCTGCTGATGTTCGGCGTAGGGGTGCCCTCCGCGCTGATCGCGACCGTCATCTACGCGGCTCCGCCGATGGCACGCCTCACCTCGCTGGGGCTGCGCAGCGCCGACCCGGCGGCGCTGGAGGCGTCCGCCTCGCTGGGCGCCAGCTCCTGGCAGCGGCTGTGGACGGCCCGGCTGCCGCTGGCACGCAAGCAGATGATGCTCGGCCTCAACCAGGCCATCATGATGTGCCTGTCGATGGTCGTCCTCGCCTCCCTCATCGGCTCCGAGGGCCTGGGCGACGAGATCTACCAGGCGCTCGGCAGCCTCGACGTCGGCACCGCGCTCACCGCGGGCGTCGCCGTCGTGCTGATCGCGGTGCTGCTGGACCGTACGACCGCGGCCGCGGGGGAGCGGCTCGACGCCACCGTCAACGTCGGGGCGACGAAGCTCATGACCCGCGTGCGGCTCGCCGTCTGGGGCCTGGTCCTCGTACTGATCGGCGTGTTCTCCGCGATCGGTTCCTCCCTCGGTGAGCGCGAGTGGCCGGAGGCGTGGACGGTGGACCTGACGCGTCCGCTCCAGGACGCCGTCGACTGGCTGACCGACACGATCGGTTCCGGCGTCCCGGTGGTGGGAGGCACCGAGGTGTGGGCGCACGGCTTCACCGACTACATGCTCAATCCCCTCCGCTCGGGCCTGCTCACCACCCCCTGGTGGGCGCTGGCCCTCCTGGTCGCCGTCGTCGGCTGGGTCGTCAGTACGTGGCGGGCCGCGCTGACCGGCGTGATCTGCCTCGGCCTGATCGGCGTGATGGGCCTGTGGGAGAAGTCGATGGACACCTTCTCCCAGGTGCTCGGCGGCCTCGTGGTGACCGTGGCCATCGGCATCCTGTTCGGCATCCTCGCTGCCCGTATCGAGCGCGTGGAGCGGATGATGCGTCCGGTGCTCGACACGATGCAGACGATGCCGCAGTTCGTGTATCTGATCCCGGTGATCGCCCTCGTCGGCCTCAGCCGCAGCGCGGGCATCATCGCGGCCGTCATCTACGCCTGTCCCGCCGTCATCCGCATCACCGCGCAGGGACTGCGTTACGTCGACCCCGCGGCGATGGAGGCGTCCCGCTCCCTCGGTGCGACCGGCAGGCAGCAGCTTCTCGGCGTCCAGCTTCCGCTGGCCCGCAAGTCGCTGCTCGTCGGCGTCAACCAGGGTGTCGTACTGGTGCTTTCGATGGTCGTCATCGCCGGTCTCATCGGCGGCGGCGCGCTGGGCTACGACGTCGTGCAGGGCCTGTCCAAGGGCGACCTCTCGCA